In a genomic window of Trichosurus vulpecula isolate mTriVul1 chromosome X unlocalized genomic scaffold, mTriVul1.pri SUPER_X_unloc_1, whole genome shotgun sequence:
- the LOC118832995 gene encoding 60S ribosomal protein L30-like: MAAAKKTKKSLESINSRLQLVMKSGEYMLGYKQTLKMIRQGKAQVVILANNCPALRKSEIEYDAMLAKTCIRHYSGNKIELGTACGKYYRVCTLAIIDSGDSGIIRSMPEHTSEE, translated from the coding sequence ATGGCGGCCGCAAAGAAGACGAAAAAGTCTCTGGAGTCCATCAACTCGAGGCTCCAGCTGGTCATGAAAAGTGGTGAATACATGCTGGGCTACAAACAGACCCTGAAAATGATCCGACAAGGCAAAGCCCAAGTGGTCATCTTAGCCAACAACTGCCCAGCCTTGAGGAAGTCAGAGATTGAATATGATGCTATGTTGGCCAAAACTTGCATACGTCACTACAGTGGCAATAAAATTGAACTGGGTACAGCATGTGGGAAGTACTACAGAGTATGTACACTGGCTATCATTGATTCAGGTGATTCTGGTATCATTAGAAGCATGCCAGAACACACCAGTGAGGAGTAA